In Panicum virgatum strain AP13 unplaced genomic scaffold, P.virgatum_v5 scaffold_183, whole genome shotgun sequence, the DNA window AACGCGCGGAGACAAATTAAAGAACTATACGTTTTGGATGCGGGGCACGTACCTGCGCCAGCGCTTACCTGAGTGCATGCACGCCCTTTGCAAGGCACGGCGTTGCGCGACAAGCCCACCCGGTTGTCTCCTTTTTTAAAGCGCCTGTCAATTGTCATGTTCCGGAGCACCATCCAGCCTTGTATCACGTACTCCAGAATGCGGCCACACACACCCAAGGGGCCATGAAGCCAGCCAATGCCCAATGGACGGCCGCCGGCACGAACCGGACGCTTCCAAGCACGCGCGCGCATCGACGCCAGCGGCCGCAGCGAGCAAAAAGCTGAGGGCTCCAGCGTAGCCCGAGCCCCGCGGAGCGGGCAGGCGGCGGACACGAAAGCCGCCCCGCGCCAGGGTGCCGGTTCCAATCAGGCCGGGCAAGGCCAGCCCGGCagacgccgcccgcgccgcgctgtTCGGCTGTCAACGCCGGCGTGGAAAAGCAGCCGCGCACCAACGGAGAGACAGTACTACGTGCCCCGGCGATCGGTGGAATCAcgtgtggagagagagagagagagagaggggcgagGCATGGAGCCATGGAGGCGCGCGCCGCACGTAGCGTAGCCGTAGCGGTAGCGTAGCCCCCGTGCGCATGGGTAGCCGGCCGCCAGCGCGGTCCCGGACGGAGGGGACACCgtacgcgcggcggccggcgccttgTCTGGACGGGGGGCGAGGCGCCGAGGCGGCCCCGCGGCGTGGCGTGCACGGTGCTGCCCCGCGGATGGTGCCCGTGCCCggccgtgcgtgcgtgcgtgtctTGATTTCTCGCGCGTGGAGCCGCGGCGGCACGGCCAACCTAGCCAGCCTCCGGAAATGCGTGGCGGTGATGCGTCCGTTCGCACGTTGAAGACTCATCGTGAGACTGAGATAGTCAAGCGATACGGATTTCCAATCGCGACGGATCATCCGATCCGAGTTTAAGTAGCTATCGCAGGCATATAACAAAAAGTTCGTGTCCTCTTCAACACTTTGATACACGATTGAATCGCCATTCTTGCTTCAGAAATAAAACACGTGATGGCTCACGCAGTGCTCCGTGCgcttcccttttttttctccgcAAGAGTTAATCGTTGTGTTGAAAATGTTGCCAACTTGATGGCTCAACTCAACAATCTTTTTATCCACTCATGTCTTTTAATTTAGCGCTGGAACTGACCAAAGCAAAAGAAAGCACGGTAAACTCCGTCGTCAGGTACTCAGGTTCTCCAGGACGTGCGGTTGACCGGTTGTGTGCGctgcccgccgccccgccgctcgGCCGGAGCCGGACCCATCCAACCAAGCCAGTACCGAACCCCAGcagggagggaggctccaaccACGCCATCGACGCACGCACTCCACCACCCAAACCCAAAGCCCCAACTGCCACGCTCCCCCGACACCCAACTCGCTGGCTGGctcccgcccgcgcccgcggaaGCTTCCCCAGGCCCCCGCCTTATAAAGGACCACGCGCCCGCACGCCCacgccgcaccaccaccacgagcgCACGCCGCACGCGCGCCCCACTTCTCGCTCTCTtcatccgccgccgcgccgcgctccgcTCGTGTCCGCGCGCACGTGTGCAGTCGCGCTCGGTCGGCGGCCGGCTAGCTAGCCATGGCGACGGGCAGgtcgagggaggcggcgggcccCGCGCGGTGCCGGCGGCACCCGAAGCACCGGCACGCGGCGGGCGTGTGCCCGTTCTGCCTGCGGGACCGCCTGTcgcgcctctccgccgccgccgcctccggccccGCGCGCTCCGGCGCCACCGCGtccgcgtcgccgtcgtcggcatCCTCCCCGTGCTCATCGTGGGAGGAGACCGTCGCGCCGTCGTCAGCCCAggccccgcggccgcgccgcgggaGCCTGGGCCTGCTGCTGCGGCAGGAGggccgggaggcggcggcgctggccgcgggccgccgcgcggagcaggagcaggagcagcagcaggacgaGAGGACGGCCAGGAGGGGCGGCAACTTCTGGGCgcggctgcagcagcagctccacCACGGGGGCTGGCACCGGAAGGACGGGTGCTCAGCGGCCGCGGAGAAGCAgggcgcccccgcccccgccgccgcgccgcacagGCGGGCGCCGGTGGTCTGACGAAGGCGACGACGAATCGGAGACCGTGCCGGTGGACGAGCGCGTCGAGCTGTGTTCGGTTGTGTGCTGTTCGCCTGTTCCTGTGTGTTACGCTGTTGGTTATCTCGCAACCCTCCCCTTCGGTTTCTCTTCTTCCTGTCCTGTGATCTGCTGGCCGAgtggcggcgcatggcgggccTAATGGCTCGCCCATTTTGTAAACATCTCCAAAAACGAAGCTCGCACTCGGCTCATTCGTGTTCTTCCGCCACCACCGATCACATCAAACGTGTTCTTCCGCTACCATGATCAGATCACACAGTTGTGCGCTAATCAGAACTAGCCGTGCAGCCGAGTTGTTTACCTGTTTTTTGGCAAGTAGTGACCGGCATTTTCTAGTCCTCGGGCAGGCACAGCTGCTGCGCAAAAGCAGGGGGCCCTCCTCTCGGCAATCAGCAGACACATCGGCCTTTTCTTTTTGAGAAAAGACACCtggtgcttttcttttcttgcatGGCAGGTGCAACTAATATTCTCGCACGAAGTAGCGTACAACTAAGACACTGCTTTGGCAATACTCTTCGTTATGCATGTATTATTCTTTTTTTCCAGGGAATTCATTACTCATTCTCCGTTATGAATGTTGTTTGCAAGGTTTTTAAAGCGgaaagcggtaaggcgaggcgatgCGTCACTGCTCGGACGCCTAGGCGATAAGGCGAGGCGATGTCTTATTTACTTGTAAACACATGTTCATTTATCTCTAAAACACATACATTTActtgtaaaagaaaaaaaatagaggacCACTGGGCCTAGAGATGGAAAACAGGCTCATCAAAGCCCAGCCCAATTAACCCATCCCCCACTCCCCCTCCACCTTATCGCCAACCCTACCAAGCTGCCTCTGCCTCTCCTCACATCCCCACATCTCGCCGCCTCTGCTGCCTTTCCTCCGATCCTGCCGCCTCTGCGCCTCATCCTCcgaccgcgtcgccgccgccgttgcctgcccgccgcctcctcctcagccgccgccgccctcctcctcctctgcctctgcccgcctctgcctcctccgccgccagccCCTACCTCCGCACGATGCAAGaccagaggaggaggatgaaggATAgaaggtggcggcgcggctccgtCCCCTGGCAGCGCGGCACTGGAACCGGCGGCAAGGCGTCGCCGACGCCCAGACTGGCCTAGACTTTTTTACCGCTCGGACGCCTAGGTAAAAACCTTGGTTGTTTGGAGTTATCTGTTCTGAATAAGTTAATCGGATAATACGCCAGACGCAAATGCAGCAAAGATTATCATTATGCAATGATCACAATTCACAAACACATCTGACAGAGCTATAGCACCTGCACACACAGAGCACATTTTAGTGTTTCGCCCTCTTTCAGCTGGGACCCCTAGCCAGCTAGCCTCCTACGCTCAGGAGGGCATCTCGTGTTACCAGACACCAGCTCCTGTTCATGTATACACTTCTCCAAATGAACCAGCGACCTGGGTCCCGCTCCTGCCCAAAAATCTACTGTGCCTCGGTCAACTCCTGTCATCCTGTGTCCACTCCTCTCTCTATCTACTGTCCTCTAATCCTTCAACAGGAGCTTTCTCGTTTCCTACGTTGAGATCGTTAAGCCATCTTGATCTCTCAACCGGCCGCGTTCCTTCGTGTTgtcgccgccatcgtcgtcagGGTAACCCATCGTCGTCGAGGTGATCCGCATCCGCGCTGCTCGAATTCCGTTTCAATTTCCGGAAGATCTCGTCGAGCGATTCCGTGGCGGACGGCGCGTTCGTCCCGAGACTCGGGGACGGGCTCAAACGGAAGAACTTCTTGGAGCCCATGCTTGCTCTGAAGTTCTGAAGACCCATCTTCATTGAGGCCCACCTTGAGGCCGTTTCAGCTGGTGGTGATTCTGGTTCTGTACTCGCGGAAGGCGGCTCTTCTGAGCTTTCGGCCTCAAGGTTGATGGAGGCCGATGAGATCCCCTTCTGCACTTGCTCCACTGGTTTCAGACTGCTGCTTTGGTCTCTGACTGAAGAATATTGGTAGGCAATGTTGCCACTGTGTTTCGTTTGGGTGGTTCGTTCTGGAGTCATTTCAACTGTCGGTTCCCCCTGTGCAAAAGAAATTGAAGATGAACTGAGGGTGAGATTCCAACAAAAGAAGACTGcagactcttttttttttggaacgaaAAGAAGACTGCAGACTCCTGGAGGAAACAAAGTAGCACCACGAGAAAGGACTGATGATGCAATAAAAAATATTCTCACCAGTGGTACATTTCCCGATTCGACGTCTTTGCCTATACTGCTGAAATTTCTTGCTAGTGGAGTTGCATGCTCACTGACCTTGCGTCCCTGTTCCATCGAATTTCTCTCTGCAGAAGAAAGCAAAATACATCAGGCGATATCAGACAGAACCAGCAAGAAAAAAGGATTGAAAAAGCAATTAGAACGAggatggagaaaaaaaaaggattgaTGGTTCCCAAACTGCAGCAGAGTTTGAGGTGTGCTTCCGTGTAGGTATGATACATGTTCCTACCAATGCAGCTCTCAATTCATTGACACAATTGAAATCCCATATAAGAACATAGtaataaacaaaagaaaagaggatGTGTGGGGTAACAAGAAAGGATAAATTATGCAGTTCCTACCTTTCTGCAGAATAAACATTCCAGATGGATCCAACCCATCCATATCTTCTTGATCAGTCCAGCACTTGAACCTTTTTAAGCTCCCAAAAAATTCCATCAGATGCTCAAAGAAATTACAAGCGACCAGTAGAGTATAAACAACCATAATGAGTGGGTAGATTTTGTTGAAGGTTCTCCCAAAGAAAGGAACAACATCACCAATGTTTCCCATTCTCTACATATCAGTACAAGAGATAATCAGTCAAGCAGTTAactgtttcaaaaaaagaaaatagcatTCAAATGATGCTAGCACACCGATACAATAACCAGAGAAATTATGCATTGTGGATTTGCAGTAAAAAAATTATCCTCCAAACAACTCCCTTTCAGAGAACTTGACCATCATTGGGGAAGCTGCTGAATCTGAGTTAGGGCAGTGTTTTAAATATTTCTTTATAGGCTTCACAAAATTAACTTGGGTGATATATGAATTTTGGATAAGTGATTATCTAAAGAGCAATAAATCCTGAACTGGGAACCTGTATTTGGCATGCAAACTCTAAGCTGGTAATTGTATAACGTGTTTAAACTTCTGTTTCCTAGTGTACCCACAAAATACTTTCCCTAACgaataagaaaataaaaattggTGTTATCAATTTTTTGTCTTGCCAACCAACAtcaaatataatattttgagaTGAAGAATGGATACCCGAATAGCACATATTGATTTTATATTATTGCCGATAATATAGTACAAAATACCGGAAAAGAACATATAAAAAATATCACCTTTTCAAAAGTAGTTTTAGCATTACCACCAAGGTGAATGAGATTCAGGAAGTTGTAAGAAATAGGAGGCGCATATCTTGCAACCATTCTGCAAAGAAATATTTGGTGCAAAAATCATACTAAGATGCATTGATTTTAACAATTCATGCCATTCAAAGCATCAGAAGATGGAAAATTGGGAAACTTACGAGCAGATCATAAGCAAGCTGACCGAACTAGTTTGTCCTGGGGTCAAGGAATAGAAGAGCATCATCCCTATCCTAAATAGAGAATAATATGTGCAGATGCACATGTACATCAGGGGAACAAATGCAGCAACCTGTTAAGAGGCAACTTGAATTAGCAAAAAATAAAACATTGCTTTCtgatttttttcccctttcatgaaaaattacatttagtaAAAGGAACAACATACTTTTTTACACAAGAAACAACAATATTTGATCCTATAAAAGAATAAATTATGACAAGCCATCAGGGAACATGTTCACGGATTAAAGCACAATTAGTTATGTAAATGACCACTACAAACGAGAAGAATAGGATTAAACATAATCTCATGCAAAGAAATCATGCTTTAGATAGCCATATATGTGTGTGATAGTGGGGGTCCTGTGCATTTTACTCTGAATTAAAGGCAATGATGACAAGGACAAGTTACATCAATAGAACTGACAAACTCCATACCTGCACTAGAACTTCTTGCTTTCCTACAGCATTTATAAGATTGGAGAAAAGTGAAAGATCAACATCACTTGGTAGCAAAGTAGCCTCAGCTAACAGTATGGAAGCCGAGATGCAGCCAAGGATTACAGAAAGTACTCTCATAAGTTGCTTTTTCAGTAAACAACGCCAAATGAACTCTGAAAATGTCAACGCCATTTTTATCAGTTCCATAAATTATTGAAAGAAGATCATGGAGGTTAGCTAGAAACCCTATACACGTCTTATATGATAACTGAGAGGGTCAGGTAGACATATTGTTGCTATAACATTTCTTGAAACACTGTTAAAATTACACGTCATGAATAATTGTCAAGTTACCGTTTATGATTAGTACAACTAGTAGAATCTTGCAAGACATTTCCAATTGTTACATTATTAGGAGATATTGGAGGAAAATACCTGTGGAGTCAAGGAAGGACCCCATGGTTCCTGATCGATTTTCCCTGAAACTTTATAGATATTTCCTGTAAAAGTAAACAATGAATGAGATACAAGATGCTTGAAACAGACTTCTCGAAATATTTCGTATGATGATGACTGGTAAGCTGATAACCAGCTTGCAACACTTGACGATTGAGGCAGTTTGCACAAAAGTTAATGCATATATGGTGAAATGTCATGAGTAAATATACTGAAATATCCATGATAAATACTGATATGTCCATGTTTATTACCACTCAAGTGCATTGAAGGGGCCTAATGTATTAATTGTTTGAACTGAACATATCAGTACGCTAGTCAGCACTTATCCTACATGATAAACAAAGGCCCAGCAAATATGTTCTGTTTATATGCAATATCAATCAAAATTCAGATAAAGATAGCTTAAGTCAGTGGAATATTTACAGTGGTAAAAATAGTAAAAAGAATTCCCAAGATAGCTTATTGTAATATGATTAGACAAAATAAAAGACACATCAACATTCTTCTGAATTTTCCCAGTAAAAATATATTGTGTGAAAGACCTGTACTGTAACTACCTGTGGATATACCTAAATTACAGTTGATTGTGCTGTAACAAACTCATTTTCCTTCTAATACAAAGATACACAGTTCTCCATATTCTCAGAAAAAAGGATATAAACCTAAAATACCAACAAGAAATCTTTTACCACAAAAGCACATTTCATAAACTGGCATAACCATTTCTACACAAACATAAACAATACTTACCATCCACTGGCACCGCGTTGCTCATAGTTTCTAATAGTGTCTTCAAGCTCAAGGGCTTTCATTACACAATTCAGATAATCACTGCAAAAGTAGAATATAAAATTAAGCACAGTAGACATGAACAAATGCGAGCCTTTCTTTTTAATTAAAAAACATGGTATAAAAGCTATCAACTTGTGATGGTCTACTGTATCGTACCTTTTACGCCTATAATACTCCTCATGTGCTCTCCTAAGTTGACGTCGGAGCGTAGCCATTGTTTTATTATCAGTATCATAGTCCATATCATTTTCCCCTAATTTTCCACCAGAAGGCTTGAATAATGCATCATCTTGTAGCTGAGGGAAAAAAAGGATGTGAGGTGATGAATTGTTATGACTAATCCAATATTTAAATGAAACTTCATGTGGTACCTGAAAATCCATACCATTCGAGCCAGCATATTATCAATGATATCCATGCAAGGTCTTAATGGATCGCGCTTGGACATTTGATTCGAGGTGGATTGAACAACCTAAGATCAGGCAAGGAACAGTTCTTCAGATAAATGCAGTGATCAGGATATGACTATTTGGAATCTAGAAAAGCACATACATATATTGTACTGCAATATTCTTGGTGAGCATGATCAAGCTTTGTAGACATCTTGGCAACTTTGTGAGATAAAAATTGGAGGCGGTGAGTCCAATCAGCATTTCTCCATATGTTCCTTGGAATTTCGCTCAAGCCAAAACCCAGCAGGAAGGCACCTGTCACTAAGCCAAAGGTATTTGAGCATGCCATGGCAAAGCCCAAGATACCGTGAACCCTGCCAGCAGACAATAATTTAAGTTACGAAAGTGAAACAAGAATTCAAATGAACCCTTCTCCAAACAAAGATTGAAAAAGGGACTGAACACAAGAAACAAAATGTTTGtcaagagatatttaaggaag includes these proteins:
- the LOC120693861 gene encoding zinc finger protein 579-like, which encodes MATGRSREAAGPARCRRHPKHRHAAGVCPFCLRDRLSRLSAAAASGPARSGATASASPSSASSPCSSWEETVAPSSAQAPRPRRGSLGLLLRQEGREAAALAAGRRAEQEQEQQQDERTARRGGNFWARLQQQLHHGGWHRKDGCSAAAEKQGAPAPAAAPHRRAPVV